A region of the Gammaproteobacteria bacterium genome:
CTCCTTCAGCATCGCCGTCAACCTGTCCTGCGCATGGTCGTATCGTCCTCTTCTGATCTGCGGTGCCGTTCTTGCTTCGAGCACTTCGAGCCTTTCGAGCACATCAGTGCGCACATACACCTCGGTCGATTTCAAACCGAGATGGCCGAGCATGATCGAGACCTTTCGCACGTCGCCATTGGTTGCCTTGTAAGTGTTCATGGCGCAGCTGTGGCGCAGAACATGTGGAGTAACCGTTTTCCTCGCCATCGATGGCATCTTGCGTTTCGCAACCGATACGTGGAGCTTAAGCCGGTGTGCAAAACCATGTCGGCTCATCGGCCGTCCCCGGGCATTGAGGAAGACCCGGTCCACGTTGCTACTGGGTCGGATTGACAGCCAATCTTCCAGCACTGACCGCGTCTCCTTCCAGAGAGGCAACACACGCTCACGTCGACCCTTCCCAAGCACATGCACGGTTTCCAGATTTTGTCCTAAGTCTGCGCGATTTATGCCGAGCAGCTCTGAGACTCGCAATCCGGCAGCATAGGTAAGATGGAGCATTGCGCGGTCCCGCACACCATTGGTCGTGGACGTGTCAGGCGCATCGAGTAATGCTTGCATTTCATCCTGATCGAGGTATTCGATCAGTCGTTGCTCGAATCGCTTTGAGGGTATTGCGCGCACCTGCCGTGACAACTCAAGGCATGACGCATCGCGATACTCCAGGTATCGGAAAAACGATTTCAGCGCGACTAGGCGAAGATTACGTGTCCGAATGCTGTTTTCTCGCTCCTTCTCAAGTGAATCGAGAAAATCTAGGACCACCTGCACGCTCAACTGCTCGATGGCGATTTGACTGGGCTCCGTCGACAATCTCGCAGCCGCAAATCTGGTGAACTGCAGAAAACTCTGCGCATAACTGGCGCTGGTGTGCACGCTCGCCCGCAAGTCTCGCGGCAAATGCACCCGCAGGAACGTCTCAAGATGCGGTGCAAGACATGTCATCGCTCCGACCTCCTGGTATGTGTTCTCTCCGCAGCTTCGACAATTGACCGCAAAAGCGGTGGCGTTGCTTCCAGATACCAATATGTGCCTTCTACGCTAGAGTGGCCGAGATAAGTGGTCAGTGCGAGCATATGCCGACTGACGGCTGTCCGGTTCGAATGGCTTGCAGCTTCCAGGGATCTAACTGCAAACGAATGTCGCAAGCTGTGGAACCGCGGGCCCGGTTCGCCTGGTCCACCGCGAAGACCAACCGAACGCACGAGTTGGAGAAACGTCTGGCTCAGATAGTTTGCAGTCGGCGGTTTTCCGCTCGCAAGGACAAACAGGTGGTCGTGGGCGCCCCCGATCTTCACCCTGCGCGAAATGTACTTCTGGAGAACCGCGTGAACGCTCCGGTGAAGCGCGACGAGGCGTGACTTTCCGAATTTGGAATTTCGGATTGTGAGGCCATCCGGGGTGAGGTCCGTTAGCATGAGACCTGCCACTTCCGATCGGCGCAGCCCGGCTGTCGCACCGAGGCCAATCATTGTGCGAACCGTATGGGGTGTTATTGAACCCGCCGGCGGAACCAGCAGCGCGGCATCCATGATCTGCCGGATTTGCTCCTGCGTTAACAGATACGGGGTGGGTCTCTTTCTTTTTTTCCTTCCGAACGCGTTAGGATCAGGGATCTCGTGTCTGGCATCTTCAGCATGAAGCCAAATGGCGAAGCTTCGAACGATGGCCAGCCTTTTCTGCGCGCGTTTGGCTGAGGGTGCCGTCGATGCCCACTGAACCACCCTCGCGCCGCAAACAAATACGTCTTGGTGTTCGTCTGCGAAGGCAGCGAATGGAAGCAGGATATCGTCACCATCCCTGAATTTGTATCCAAGTCGACGTTTCATCTCGATGTACGGCTTGGCAAGGTCGGTAATGGTCATTTCGCACCTCCAATCCACGGCTGGGCCACTTCGTGAAGCATCGGAACATCCGCCTTCGCGTAGATCATCGTCGTATCCGGGGACTGGTGGCGGAGCAGCGCACCAATGAACTCGAGAGAGGCGCCGGACCGGAGAAGGTCGGTTGCGACCGAGTGCCGGAAGAGGTAAGCACCTGCGGTACCTGGGCTTACGACACCGGCACGTTTCATGGCGCTTGAGACAATGTCCGATACGGTATGGGAGCTGCCCAGCGGTCCGTTGGGCGCTCGAACACGCAGGAAAACTCTGCCTGTTGCGATGTTTGGACGACTGGTGGTGATGTATTCCAACAGCGCATCCCCCGCGTCTTGAGGGAGCGGCAGCCAGGTTGAACGTTTTGACTTTCCGCAGACGTGCAGCCGTCCATTGCACCAATCTATGTCGGAAAGTTGAAGAGCGGAGATGTCGCCGGCCCGGAGCGCAAGGCGCGCCAGCAGTAGCAAAATCGCCTTGTCACGAATCCCCGCGGCGGTACAGCCGTCACATGCAGCGATCACGCGCTCGATATCTTTCATCGGAATATGCCGAGGAGGTTTCCACAACCCTCGGGCGCTGGGTTTTGGTATGGCGTCAATGAGTGATGGATCACACTCGTTACGTGTCGCGAGAAACCGCACGTACATCCGCACTGCAATGAGGACGTTTCGGGCATGAGTAACGGACAGCATTCCGAGACGATCAAGCAGAGTCTCCCTAAGGAGCGCAACGTCGTATTGCGTCGGTTCTTCGCCCATTTTCTCGACAATCGGCGAAACCTCCCGGCAATAGGTGTGGATCGTGGATGCAGTTACGCCGCGATGTTGTGCAAGCCAACGGCGAAAATCACCAAGGCTGGAATCGTTGGTGCCCGCTGCATCCAGATAGGCGTTGGGCGCTACGCCGTGGTCGCCAAGAAAGTTGACGAACTTGCGTATCAGAAGGGCATATATGGTTCTGTCTTCAGCTCTTCGCGGTTTTATGAAGTACCTCGGACAGATGCAGTCATGATTCAGGAAGTCATTCATGACATCCGGACTCACCGATGTGATGGATGTTCGCGTTCTATGAAGCCAAACGAGAAAGTGACTTGAGTGGCTTCGCAGCTTTCTACGAACACTGGCCGAGAAGCCCTGACTCTTGCAATCCGCCAGAAAGGCCGTCAGCAGGTGCTGGCCTAACGCCTGCTCGCCCGGGTCGTCGGTGCGCCCAGTCTGCTCCAGAAACTGCACGAAATGCTCGACCCCATACATCGTTTTACGCAACTGTGGGGCACACCGCTTGTGACGAGGGAGGCCTCCCTCGGCCATTGGACACACACAGTTGTGAAATCGAAATTGACGCACTGCGTTGTCGTCGATCGACCTTAGGTGGATCTGCTCTCGGACAGCCCAAATGAGGAAGTGCTTGGCGGCACCGTCGAGTAAGCGAATGTAGGCAGTCGTGAGGTCCGTGCGTCCCAGGTAATCCCTAAATTCCGACGTTAACTTCTCGCGTGCCTCGTAGGATTGGTCGTGGCGCTCGTCTTGCTTACGCGTTGAAGGCATTTTCGTTCTCCTCTACCGATGAAGGGAGAAGAACGATAACTATGGTAAGTCACTCGGCCATGCTGTTCAGTAAATTCAAGGACTTACCCGATGCACTCTACATAGTCAATCGCTCGCGATAAGAGCTGCTATGGTGAGGTCACCATAGCAGTTCCTCCGGCGGCAAGGACAGCCAGGCCATGACGATCCTGCTTTCGCGGATCGTCCCGCGCGGGCAACTGCTGATCGTCCACGCCCCGTTGGGCGAGGTGGAGTGGCCCGGCACGATCAAGCATATCGAGGCGACGATTCCACCGGGCGTGCCGCTGATCCTGGCGCCCGTCGCGTCCGGCAAGACACTGCTCGAAGGCATCGAGGACCGGGGCCGTTTTCCCGATTCGGCGCGTCGCTACTGCACCGCCGGCTGGAAGCGCGGTCCGATTGAGCGCGAGCTGCGCCGTTACCTGAAAGCCCATCCGCGCTTCGGCGGACGCATTGTCAGCGCCATGGGAATGCGGGCGGACGAGAGCCCGGCGCGGGCCAAGCGCGATCCCTGGAAGCGCAACGACCGCAACAGCCGGGCCGGCCGCGAGTGGTACGACTGGCTGCCGATCCACGGCCTGTCCGCCGCCGAGGTATTTCAAGTCATCGAAGCATCCGGGCAGTCGCCCCACTGGGCGTACTCCGCCGGGATGTCACGTTTGTCATGCTCGTTCTGCATCCTCGCGTCCCGGGCCGATCTCGCGCGAGCCGCCCGGCTTCGCCCGGACTTGTACCGCCGTTACGTTGCGCTTGAACGGCGCATCGGCCACACGCTCTCGCCCACGCGCCTCTCCCTGCCGGCGCTGACCGGCGTCCCGGCCGCGCCCGCCGATGCGGACCCCCGCGTGTAGCGGCGCCACAGGTCCGGCCTCCCGTTCCCGCCAACCCCTTCCCGCGTTTCCCTTCCCCGCGGCGCGCCTCCGCGAGGCGAGTCGGGCCTCGGGCCGGGCGAAGGCCGGACGCCGGAGGGCGTCCGCGTTCCGTTTCCACCAACCCGGAGCCCATCCATGACCGAACCCGATTCCGTGTCCGCGGACTACACGCTCCGCCCGAGCGAACTCGCCTCTACGCTGTCCCTGCTGGTCGAGGCGCGCCAGCCCTGCATCGTCTGGGGCCCGCCCGGCGCGGCCAAGTCGCAGATCGCCCAACAGGTCGCCGCGGCCGCCGGGCGCACCTACGTCGACGTGCGCGCCCTGTTGCTGGACCCTGTCGATCTTCGCGGCATCCCTTGGCGCGATCCCGAAGGCCGCACCCGGTGGGCGCCGCCGGCGTTCCTGCCGCCTTCGGACGACGCCGGCTCGTGGCTCATCAACCTGGAGGAGCTGCCGTCGGCCGTGCCGATGGTCCAGGCCGCGCTGTATCAACTGGTGCTCGACCGCAAGGTCGGCGAGTACGAGCTGCCCGAGGGCGCTTCGCTGATCGCCTGCGGCAACCGGGAGGGCGACCGCGGCGTCGTGAACCGGATGCCGACGCCGCTGGCCTCCCGGTTCGTGCACCTGGAGATCAAGGTGGACGCCGGGGACTGGTGCGCCTGGGGCGCTGCGCACGGCATCGCCCCGGAAGTGCTGTTCTTCATCCAGCTTCGGCCCGACCTGCTGCACACCTTCGATCCGCAGTCGCGCGAGCGCGCGTTCGCCTGTCCGCGCACCTGGGAGTTCGCCAGCGGTATCGTCAAGCGCCGAAACGGCCTCGATCCCGGCGCCGAGCGGGCGCTGTTGCGCGGCGCCGTCGGGGAGGCCGCGGCGATCGAGTTGTGCGCGTTCCTGCAGGTCTGGCGGGAACTGCCGCACCCGCGCGCCGTGCTCGACGATCCGGACAACGCCGACGTGCCGGACAACGCGAGCGCCCTGATCGCGCTGTGCGGCTCGCTCTACCGGCTGGCGAGCGACGTGAACCTCGACGCCATCGTGACCTACGCGCAGCGCCTGCGCCGGGAGGTGGGTGAGTTCCTGGTGGGTTCGTGCATCCGCCGCGACCCGGCACTGCAGCGCACGCCCGCGTTCATCCGCTGGGCCGCGGCGAGGACGCGGTGATGGCGGCGTCCCCGGTCTGGCGAATCCTGCACTACCCGGTCGGCGACGCACCCTCGCGCGAGCACAAGGTGCGCGCCCCGAACCTCGAGGCGGCCAAGCGCAAGCTGGCTGCCGCCCTCCGCGTCCCCGAGTGGACGCTCCGATAACGAAGGAGGACTTCATGGACCTCAATTCCGACGCCATGCTGGTGTCCCTCAGGATCGCCGCCTGGTCCGGGCGGCTCTACGATCGCGCCGCCAGCACCCATGTCGCCGTGCACCACGACGCAAGTACCAGCGCGGGCCGCTACAACAAGCGGCTGCTGCCGAAGGACGCGTTCGCGGCGCTCACCGCCACGGTGAGCCGCGCCAGGACCGCGCACTACGAGCAGACCCTGCCCTGGGACGACAAGGGCGCGCGGCTGCTCACCGTGGCCAACTACGAGCGCTACACCGAACTCATGGACGGGCTGTGCGAGAAGATGGTGCGGGAGCGCGCCCGGTTCGTCGAGGACTACGAGGACAACATCGAGCGGGCGCGGCTGGACCTCGGGCGGCTGTTCCGCATCGGGGACTACCCCTCAAGCGCCGCGCTCAAGAGCAAGTTCTCCATCCGCTACCGGATCTCCGCGGTGCCAGATGCCGATCACTTCATCGCCAAGCTCGCCAGCGACGACACCGAGCGGGTCAAGCGGGATATCGAAAGCCAGGTCGAGGAGCGCCTGCACGGCGCCGTCGGCGACCTGTACCGGCGGCTCGGGGAGGCGGTCGAGCGGGTCTCGGACCGGTTGCGCGAGGACGGCGACGGCAAGCCGCTGGTGTTCCGCAACTCCATGATCGAGAACATCCGCGACCTGGTCGACGTCGTGCCCCGGCTCAACATCTTCGGCGACGGGGAACTGGCGCGGCTGTGCGAGCAGGTGAAGGAGAGAATCGCCAGCGTCGAGCCGGACGCGCTGCGCCCGTCGCGGACGTTCGATCCGGCGGCCCGCCGGCGGGTCAAGCGCGACGCCGACGCGCTGATGGAGCAGTTCGCGGGGTATTTCGGGGAGGCGGCCGAAGCGCCGCGGGCGGCGGCGTGATGCACGCGGGCGTCCAGTCGGAGTCCGCCCGGCGCGTCAGCGCCTGCGTCACGGAGCTGCTGCGCAAGCAGCCGTTTTTCGGGAGCCTGGCATTGCGGTTGCCGCTTCGGGCCGATCCGTCCCGCAAGACGCTCGCGAGCGACGGACAAGAGATCCGCTATTCTCCCGCCTGGGTTGCCGAGACCGCCGCGCACGCGATCGAGGCCGCCATCGCCCGCGCGGTCCTCGCTTGCGCGCTCAAGCACCACACGCGGCGGCGAGCGCGTGACCCGGAGCGCTGGCAGCGCGCCTCGCAGCTCGTGACCCATCCCCTTTTGCGCGACGCGGGATTCACGCTGCCGCCGGACGCCGAGGCGTGGGAAGGGCTGAGCGTGGAGGAAGCCTACGACCGGCTGCCGGAGCCGGACGAAGACGGCGAAGCCGGCAACCCAGCGCCGCCTTCAACAAGCACCGACTCCTCCTTGTCCAGTCCGTCATCGGGTGGACAACCCGAAGCGGAACAGGGCAATGATCGATCCGCTGGCGACACCGGCAACGAT
Encoded here:
- a CDS encoding MoxR family ATPase, whose translation is MTEPDSVSADYTLRPSELASTLSLLVEARQPCIVWGPPGAAKSQIAQQVAAAAGRTYVDVRALLLDPVDLRGIPWRDPEGRTRWAPPAFLPPSDDAGSWLINLEELPSAVPMVQAALYQLVLDRKVGEYELPEGASLIACGNREGDRGVVNRMPTPLASRFVHLEIKVDAGDWCAWGAAHGIAPEVLFFIQLRPDLLHTFDPQSRERAFACPRTWEFASGIVKRRNGLDPGAERALLRGAVGEAAAIELCAFLQVWRELPHPRAVLDDPDNADVPDNASALIALCGSLYRLASDVNLDAIVTYAQRLRREVGEFLVGSCIRRDPALQRTPAFIRWAAARTR
- a CDS encoding tyrosine-type recombinase/integrase, translating into MPSTRKQDERHDQSYEAREKLTSEFRDYLGRTDLTTAYIRLLDGAAKHFLIWAVREQIHLRSIDDNAVRQFRFHNCVCPMAEGGLPRHKRCAPQLRKTMYGVEHFVQFLEQTGRTDDPGEQALGQHLLTAFLADCKSQGFSASVRRKLRSHSSHFLVWLHRTRTSITSVSPDVMNDFLNHDCICPRYFIKPRRAEDRTIYALLIRKFVNFLGDHGVAPNAYLDAAGTNDSSLGDFRRWLAQHRGVTASTIHTYCREVSPIVEKMGEEPTQYDVALLRETLLDRLGMLSVTHARNVLIAVRMYVRFLATRNECDPSLIDAIPKPSARGLWKPPRHIPMKDIERVIAACDGCTAAGIRDKAILLLLARLALRAGDISALQLSDIDWCNGRLHVCGKSKRSTWLPLPQDAGDALLEYITTSRPNIATGRVFLRVRAPNGPLGSSHTVSDIVSSAMKRAGVVSPGTAGAYLFRHSVATDLLRSGASLEFIGALLRHQSPDTTMIYAKADVPMLHEVAQPWIGGAK
- a CDS encoding tyrosine-type recombinase/integrase, with protein sequence MTCLAPHLETFLRVHLPRDLRASVHTSASYAQSFLQFTRFAAARLSTEPSQIAIEQLSVQVVLDFLDSLEKERENSIRTRNLRLVALKSFFRYLEYRDASCLELSRQVRAIPSKRFEQRLIEYLDQDEMQALLDAPDTSTTNGVRDRAMLHLTYAAGLRVSELLGINRADLGQNLETVHVLGKGRRERVLPLWKETRSVLEDWLSIRPSSNVDRVFLNARGRPMSRHGFAHRLKLHVSVAKRKMPSMARKTVTPHVLRHSCAMNTYKATNGDVRKVSIMLGHLGLKSTEVYVRTDVLERLEVLEARTAPQIRRGRYDHAQDRLTAMLKEVARV
- a CDS encoding phosphoadenosine phosphosulfate reductase family protein; amino-acid sequence: MTILLSRIVPRGQLLIVHAPLGEVEWPGTIKHIEATIPPGVPLILAPVASGKTLLEGIEDRGRFPDSARRYCTAGWKRGPIERELRRYLKAHPRFGGRIVSAMGMRADESPARAKRDPWKRNDRNSRAGREWYDWLPIHGLSAAEVFQVIEASGQSPHWAYSAGMSRLSCSFCILASRADLARAARLRPDLYRRYVALERRIGHTLSPTRLSLPALTGVPAAPADADPRV
- a CDS encoding tyrosine-type recombinase/integrase, with the protein product MTITDLAKPYIEMKRRLGYKFRDGDDILLPFAAFADEHQDVFVCGARVVQWASTAPSAKRAQKRLAIVRSFAIWLHAEDARHEIPDPNAFGRKKRKRPTPYLLTQEQIRQIMDAALLVPPAGSITPHTVRTMIGLGATAGLRRSEVAGLMLTDLTPDGLTIRNSKFGKSRLVALHRSVHAVLQKYISRRVKIGGAHDHLFVLASGKPPTANYLSQTFLQLVRSVGLRGGPGEPGPRFHSLRHSFAVRSLEAASHSNRTAVSRHMLALTTYLGHSSVEGTYWYLEATPPLLRSIVEAAERTHTRRSER